The proteins below come from a single Haliaeetus albicilla chromosome 22, bHalAlb1.1, whole genome shotgun sequence genomic window:
- the PAM16 gene encoding mitochondrial import inner membrane translocase subunit TIM16 → MAKYLAQIILVGAQVVGRAFMRALRQEFAASRAAADARGRSERPQSAAASRIIGISLQEAQQILNVSNLNPEEIQKNYDHLFKVNDKSVGGSFYLQSKVVRAKERLDEELRIQAKDEKEKGWKAET, encoded by the exons ATG GCCAAGTACCTGGCGCAGATCATCCTGGTGGGGGCCCAGGTGGTCGGACGGGCCTTCATGCGGGCGCTGCGCCAGGAGTTTGCAG CAAGCCGAGCGGCGGCAGACGCGCGAGGGCGCTCGGAGAGGCCCCAGTCCGCCGCTGCCTCCAGGATCATTGGCATCAGCCTCCAGGAAGCTCAGCAGATCCTCAACGTTTCAAACCTCAACCCAGAGGAGATCCAGAAG AACTACGACCACTTGTTCAAGGTGAATGACAAGTCGGTGGGAGGCTCCTTCTACCTGCAGTCCAAG GTGGTGAGAGCCAAGGAGCGGCTGGACGAGGAGCTCCGCATCCAGGCCAAGGACGAGAAAGAGAAGGGGTGGAAAGCCGAGACGTGA
- the CORO7 gene encoding coronin-7 isoform X2: MGSSDCLISVGFSQMREREVKLWDMRQFSRAMLTVALDTSPGAAIPLYDADTGLLVLAGKGENLLYCFEAAPAQPALTQVTQCRTEGSTRGLAAVPRLALDVMACEVLRILQLTDTALVPVSYLVPRKSIQDFHEDLFPDCAGMLPATSAQAWWAGDSQQVGRVSLHPARRPTETFTSPVIACTQLQAANTGPTDADRSEGSGYSSPSSLASPGSAATSLSASTGPSSGFASSPSQKSLQCILGPSSRFRHAQGRVLHRDTHLTNLRGLSLTTPGECDGFCANHQRVALPLLSAGGQIAVLELSKPGRLPDTAVPTIQNSAAVADLSWDPFDPRRLAVAGEDAKIRLWRIPEGGLRETLQEPEAVLRGHTEKIYSIRFHPVASDLLVSSSYDMTVRIWELSAGREALCLQGHTDQIFSLSWSPDGKKLATVSKDGRLRLYEPRRSPKPEQEGPGPEGGRGARLVWVCGGDYLLVSGFDSRSERRILLYRAQALPDGPLSVLGLDVAPSTLLPFYDEDTGVVFLTGKGDTRVFLYEVTPEPPYFLECNSFTSNEPHKGFIFLPKTACEVREVEFARALRLGQSTLEPVAFHVPRVKKEYFQDDIYPPTRVWWEPALSGSTWLAGKDGQQRRASMRPADMTPVSKAPKEAPARKFVPASVYLEEKSDEQKKEELLNAMVARLGNRDDPLPQDSFEGVDEDEWD, encoded by the exons GGCGGCCATCCCGCTGTACGATGCTGACACggggctgctggtgctggcGGGGAAG GGAGAAAACCTCTTGTACTGCTTCGAAGCAGCACCTGCGCAGCCAGCACTCACCCAGG TGACCCAGTGCCGGACGGAGGGCAGCACGCGGGGCCTGGCTGCTGTGCCGCGCCTGGCCCTGGATGTCATGGCCTGCGAGGTGCTCCGCATCCTGCAGCTCACCGACACCGCCCTCGTCCCCGTCAGCTACCTGGTGCCACGCAAG TCCATCCAGGACTTCCATGAGGATCTGTTCCCTGACTGCGCCGGGATGCTGCCAGCCACCAGTGCCCAGGCCTGGTGGGCAGGGGACAGCCAGCAG GTGGGGAGGGTGAGCCTGCACCCCGCACGGAGACCCACGGAGACCTTCACCTCCCCCGTCATCGCCTGcacccagctgcaggcagccaaCACCGGCCCCACCGACGCCGACCGGAGC GAGGGCAGCGGCTACTCCTCGCCATCCTCCCTGGCCTCACCGGGCAGCGCTGCCACCTCCCTCTCAGCCAGCACTGGCCCCTCCAGCGGCTTcgccagcagccccagccagaAGTCGCTGCAGTGCATTTTGG GGCCCAGCTCCCGCTTCCGGCACGCACAGGGCAGGGTGCTGCACCGTGACACCCACCTCACCAACCTCCGGGGGCTCAGCCTCACCACGCCGGGCGAGTGCGACGGCTTCTGCGCCAACCACCAGCGTGTCGCCCTGCCCTTGCTCTCCGCCGGTGGCCAGATCGCCGTCCTTGAG CTCTCCAAGCCCGGCCGTCTCCCTGACACGGCCGTGCCCACTATCCAGAACAGCGCAGCAGTGGCTGACCTTTCCTGGGACCCCTTTGACCCACGGCGCCTCGCTGTTG CGGGCGAAGACGCCAAGATCCGGCTGTGGCGGATCCCCGAGGGAGGGCTACGGGAGACGTTGCAGGAGCCCGAAGCTGTCCTCCGAG GTCACACAGAGAAGATCTACTCCATCCGCTTCCACCCTGTGGCATCCGATCTCCTGGTTTCCTCTTCCTACGACATGACAGTGCGGATCTGGGAGCTGAGCGCCGGGCGGGAAGCCTTGTGCCTACAGGGACACACCGATCAG ATCTTCAGCCTGTCTTGGAGCCCTGATGGCAAGAAGCTGGCGACGGTGAGCAAAGATGGCCGGTTACGGCTCTACGAGCCCCGGCGCAGCCCTAAGCCTGAACAG GAGGGCCCAGGTCCCGAGGGGGGCCGTGGAGCACGCCTGGTTTGGGTTTGCGGCGGTGACTACCTCCTGGTATCTGGCTTTGATAG CCGCAGCGAGAGGAGGATCCTCCTGTACCGGGCACAGGCTCTGCCTGATGGACCCTTGTCTGTCCTCGGCCTTGACGTGGCCCCTTCCACCCTCCTGCCCTTCTACGACGAGGATACCGGTGTTGTCTTCCTCACTGGCAAG GGTGACACCAGAGTCTTCCTCTACGAGGTGACACCCGAGCCCCCCTATTTCCTCGAGTGCAACAGCTTCACCTCCAATGAACCCCACAAG GGCTTCATCTTCCTGCCCAAAACGGCGTGTGAGGTGCGGGAGGTGGAGTTCGCCCGGGCGCTGCGCCTCGGGCAGAGCACCCTTGAGCCGGTGGCTTTCCACGTGCCGCGTGTCAAG AAGGAGTATTTCCAGGACGATATCTACCCACCGACCCGTGTCTGGTGGGAGCCAGCCCTCAGTGGCAGCACCTGGCTGGCAGGGAAGGATGGGCAGCAGCGCCGCGCCAGCATGCGGCCGGCCGACATGACACCAG TGAGCAAGGCCCCGAAGGAGGCTCCGGCGCGGAAGTTCGTCCCTGCGTCCGTGTACCTGGAGGAGAAGTCTGACGagcagaagaaggaggag ctcctgaaCGCCATGGTGGCCCGGCTGGGCAACCGGGACGACCCGCTGCCCCAGGACTCCTTCGAGGGGGTGGACGAGGACGAGTGG GACTAG
- the VASN gene encoding vasorin produces MNQLILCTLLLLAPRDLAGACPTGCQCQDPKTILCAARRGQTVPRGLPPNTLSLYVFENGITMLSEDSFAGLPALQLLDLSQNKITSIQKNIFQPLTELVNLDLSSNQLQEITNETFHGLRLLERLYLQKNRIQHIHAAAFDTLENLLELKLQNNQLWAVPPLDLPNLLLLDISWNKIPTIAPGAFHAVNIESLKIAGLGLTSLNEELFQVQNNLHELDVSDNLLERVPAVLRRLGSLTKLSLAGNARISQLPAEDFHNLHNLQELDISNLNINTIPRDFSSFFPRLRAMTAAGNPFNCICQMSWLVQWVNTSSVVLRRPEETRCHFPPKNSGKLLHHLQYADFGCPTTTTTTTPTTPRTTTLPPPAPLPTSSRPVPQPSTAAPTLGALAPQGSSTLVPFSGPPAPTSPPPPICPPRTCLNGGTCHLGAQNHLECLCPVGFAGVYCEAEVRATTPSPATQAPPPSRQISITQVSSTSLKVDLQNYVQSKAQLKGIRLSYRNLSGPDKRPVMLRLPASLSEYTVRALKPNCTYRVCIGPLGEKVSKEEHCAEAQTLPVSHQQHSPVTQSKDSNLTLMIVPALAAVLLLVVVVTAGMYYRRHRRAKAHASTGVDASPLELEGVKACLENGDLSSHGHKVPEAAMLSGGSECEVPLMQSHYPSNNNTPGLKPSYF; encoded by the coding sequence ATGAACCAGCTGATCCTTTGCACGCTGCTTCTCTTGGCCCCTAGGGACCTGGCTGGGGCATGTCCCACAGGCTGCCAGTGCCAAGACCCCAAGACTATCCTGTGTGCGGCTAGACGGGGCCAGACCgtgccccgggggctgccccccAACACCCTCTCCCTCTACGTCTTTGAGAATGGCATCACGATGCTCAGCGAGGACAGCTTTGCGGGCCTGCCTGCCCTCCAGCTCCTGGACCTCTCACAAAACAAGATCACCAGCATCCAGAAAAACATCTTCCAGCCCCTGACAGAACTCGTCAACTTGGACCTGTCCTCCAACCAGCTGCAGGAGATCACCAACGAGACCTTCCATGGGCTGCGGCTGCTGGAGCGTCTCTACCTGCAGAAGAACAGGATCCAGCACATCCACGCTGCTGCCTTCGACACGCTGGAGAACCTGCTGGAGCTGAAGCTGCAGAACAACCAGCTCTGGGCTGTGCCCCCCCTCGACCTGCCCAACCTCCTGCTGCTGGACATCAGCTGGAACAAGATCCCCACCATTGCACCGGGGGCCTTCCACGCTGTCAACATTGAGTCCCTGAAGATTGCAGGGCTGGGCCTGACGAGCTTAAATGAGGAGCTCTTCCAGGTCCAGAACAACCTCCACGAGCTGGACGTCTCTGACAACCTGCTGGAGCGTGTCCCGGCGGTGCTGCGGCGGCTGGGGAGCCTCACTAAGCTCAGCCTGGCCGGCAACGCCCGCATCTCCCAGCTGCCAGCGGAGGACTTCCACAACCTTCACAACCTCCAGGAGCTGGACATCAGCAACCTCAACATCAACACCATCCCTCGGGATTTCTCCAGCTTCTTCCCCAGGCTGCGAGCCATGACGGCCGCCGGCAACCCCTTCAACTGCATCTGCCAGATGAGCTGGCTGGTGCAGTGGGTGAACACCAGCAGTGTGGTCCTCCGGCGGCCTGAGGAGACACGCTGCCACTTCCCCCCCAAAAACTCCGGCAAGCTCCTCCACCATCTGCAGTATGCCGACTTCGGCTGCCCCACCaccactaccaccaccacccccaccacGCCACGCACCACCACGCTGCCGCCGCCCGCACCACTCCCCACCAGCAGCCGCCCGGTGCCGCAGCCCAGCACTGCCGCTCCCACCCTGGGGGCCCTGGCCCCCCAGGGCAGCTCCACGCTGGTGCCCTTCagcggccccccggcccccaccagcccccccccgcccatcTGTCCCCCTCGCACGTGTCTGAATGGTGGCACCTGCCACCTGGGTGCCCAGAACCACCTGGAGTGCCTGTGCCCAGTGGGCTTTGCCGGGGTGTACTGCGAGGCGGAGGTGAGGGCGACGACACCGTCCCCGGCCACGCAGGCACCACCACCCAGCCGGCAGATCAGCATCACACAGGTCAGCAGCACCTCCCTCAAAGTGGACTTGCAGAACTATGTCCAGTCCAAAGCGCAGCTGAAGGGCATCCGCTTGAGCTACCGAAATCTCTCTGGGCCAGACAAGCGGCCAGTGATGCTGCGTTTGCCAGCTTCACTCTCTGAGTATACGGTGCGGGCGCTGAAGCCCAACTGCACCTACCGTGTCTGCATCGGGCCCCTGGGGGAAAAGGTCTCCAAGGAGGAGCACTGTGCCGAGGCGCAGACCTTGCCAGTGAGCCACCAGCAGCACTCTCCCGTCACCCAGAGCAAGGACAGCAACCTCACCCTGATGATCGTCCCAGCACTGGCTGccgtgctgctgctggtggtggtggtgactGCCGGCATGTATTATCGCCGGCACCGCCGGGCGAAGGCGCACGCCAGCACTGGGGTGGACGCAAGCCCGCTGGAGCTGGAAGGGGTGAAAGCCTGCCTGGAAAATGGGGATTTGAGCAGCCATGGCCACAAGGTGCCCGAGGCAGCAATGCTTTCTGGCGGCTCCGAGTGCGAGGTCCCGCTCATGCAGTCGCACTACCCCAGCAACAACAACACCCCAGGGCTCAAACCCTCCTATTTCTGA